One window from the genome of Kaistella carnis encodes:
- a CDS encoding formylglycine-generating enzyme family protein, translated as MSKFFKRILYFGGFFFLLNSCDKANILEKKVTSTEKIQQEVPITPNVKMALIKGGEYQPFYGEDSTLVRVEDFLLDERPVTNGEFLDFVKKNPKWKRSQVKEVFADDTYLKDWQDDETLPKNADPDAPITFVSWFAAKAYAKSAGKRLPTLDEWEYVAMADEETSNARNKPSYSAHLINLYNQKEREKHKVQLSKPNYWGVYNMFDLVWEWTDDFNSIMTTSDSRTAEYDDKGLFCASAATSTTDVLNYASFMRYAFRSSLKANYTVGNLGFRCAKDAANTTK; from the coding sequence ATGTCTAAATTTTTTAAAAGAATTCTGTACTTCGGTGGTTTCTTTTTTCTCCTAAATTCCTGCGATAAAGCAAACATCTTGGAAAAGAAGGTAACTTCTACTGAAAAAATTCAGCAAGAAGTGCCCATAACTCCAAACGTGAAAATGGCCCTTATTAAAGGTGGAGAATACCAGCCGTTTTACGGGGAAGACAGTACTTTGGTGCGGGTAGAAGATTTTCTGTTGGATGAAAGACCGGTTACGAACGGGGAGTTTTTAGATTTCGTAAAGAAAAATCCGAAATGGAAACGCAGTCAGGTAAAAGAAGTTTTCGCCGACGATACCTATCTGAAAGACTGGCAAGACGATGAAACACTTCCAAAAAATGCAGATCCGGATGCGCCGATTACTTTTGTTTCGTGGTTTGCAGCAAAAGCTTACGCAAAAAGCGCCGGTAAAAGACTTCCAACTTTAGATGAATGGGAATATGTGGCCATGGCAGACGAAGAAACTTCAAATGCCCGAAATAAGCCCTCCTACTCTGCCCATCTTATTAATCTTTATAATCAAAAGGAAAGAGAGAAACACAAAGTTCAGCTTTCAAAACCTAATTATTGGGGCGTGTACAATATGTTCGATTTGGTATGGGAATGGACGGATGATTTCAATTCCATCATGACAACGAGCGATTCCAGAACGGCAGAATATGATGACAAAGGATTATTTTGCGCTTCCGCTGCAACAAGTACAACCGATGTTTTAAATTACGCATCGTTTATGAGATACGCTTTTCGCTCCAGTTTAAAAGCAAATTATACGGTAGGAAATTTAGGTTTCCGATGTGCAAAAGATGCTGCAAATACTACAAAATGA